The following are encoded together in the Triticum dicoccoides isolate Atlit2015 ecotype Zavitan chromosome 6B, WEW_v2.0, whole genome shotgun sequence genome:
- the LOC119320670 gene encoding putative serpin-Z12, giving the protein MSRAEISLYIYIQPRVSCHLGQFSLPGAWSHPFDVSTAPFHVPGGTTVGVPSMMTGWSQYIALYPGFGALKLPYKNDVLRQADAFYMLILLPDSGTLSLADLYDNAVSTPEFIRKHTPVEEVPVGRFMVPKFKFTFGFEASSDMQKLGVTRAFSGGDFSSMVSGGDGHGRVSISRVYHKAAIEVDEQGTVAAAATIVLLDGTALEEREPPHLVDFVADWPFLFAVVEERTGAVLFLGHVVNPLAG; this is encoded by the exons ATGAGTCGTGCAGAAATCAGCCTCTACATTTATATTCAGCCGCGAGTTTCATGCCATCTGGGTCAATTTTCTCTCCCAG GAGCGTGGTCTCACCCGTTCGACGTCTCCACGGCGCCATTCCACGTCCCGGGGGGCACCACCGTGGGCGTGCCGTCCATGATGACAGGCTGGTCACAGTACATCGCGCTCTACCCGGGCTTCGGGGCACTCAAGCTGCCCTACAAGAACGACGTGCTGAGGCAAGCTGATGCATTCTACATGCTGATTCTTCTCCCGGACAGCGGTACTCTCAGCCTCGCTGATCTCTACGACAATGCGGTATCGACGCCGGAGTTCATCAGGAAGCACACGCCGGTGGAGGAGGTTCCAGTCGGGCGGTTCATGGTGCCCAAGTTCAAGTTCACGTTCGGGTTCGAGGCGTCGTCGGACATGCAGAAGCTTGGTGTCACCAGGGCTTTCTCAGGCGGTGACTTCTCAAGCATGGTGAGCGGCGGAGATGGGCATGGGCGGGTCTCCATCTCCCGGGTGTACCATAAGGCCGCCATCGAGGTGGACGAGCAAGGCACCGTGGCCGCTGCTGCCACGATCGTGCTCTTGGATGGTACCGCGCTTGAGGAAAGGGAGCCACCGCATTTGGTGGATTTTGTGGCGGATTGGCCCTTCTTATTTGCCGTGGTTGAGGAGAGGACGGGAGCCGTGTTGTTCCTTGGTCATGTGGTCAATCCTCTCGCGGGCTAA